In Candidatus Binatia bacterium, the following proteins share a genomic window:
- the purM gene encoding phosphoribosylformylglycinamidine cyclo-ligase, producing the protein MAETVDNPRPQRKRAGDDSYARAGVNVNAGNEAVARYRSLLGEWRHPDQLDAIGGFAGLFRLPGDPARALVASTDGVGTKVLIAAELGKYGSVGADLVNHCVNDILVSNATPLFFLDYLAVGRLDPEIAAEIVRGCAQACRAHGCALLGGETAEMPGLYQRDHFDLAGTIVGVVEIAALPDWESVAPGDAIVGLPAVGLHTNGYSLARKVIPRERWDALLAEHPSYYEAVRAIQAVARVKTMAHVTGGGLLENVPRTLPENVKAVFEEQRWSVPPIMRELVRLGELGVEERYRTLNMGLGYTLVVPLGEAPAAIAAAPGARVVGWIEARAPNEPRAIVHPSREAQ; encoded by the coding sequence ATGGCGGAGACCGTTGATAATCCTCGTCCCCAGCGAAAAAGAGCCGGCGACGATAGCTATGCCCGCGCCGGCGTTAACGTTAACGCCGGGAACGAAGCCGTCGCGCGCTACCGCAGCCTGCTCGGCGAGTGGCGCCACCCCGACCAGTTGGATGCGATCGGCGGCTTTGCCGGGCTCTTTCGCCTTCCGGGCGATCCCGCGCGCGCGCTCGTCGCTTCGACCGACGGGGTCGGAACGAAAGTGCTCATCGCAGCCGAGCTGGGGAAGTACGGAAGCGTCGGCGCCGACCTCGTCAACCACTGCGTCAACGACATCCTCGTCAGCAACGCGACGCCGCTCTTCTTTTTAGATTACCTCGCGGTCGGCAGGCTCGATCCCGAGATCGCCGCCGAGATCGTCCGCGGCTGCGCGCAGGCCTGTCGGGCCCACGGCTGCGCGCTGCTCGGCGGGGAGACCGCCGAGATGCCGGGACTCTACCAGCGCGACCACTTCGATCTCGCGGGGACGATCGTGGGCGTCGTCGAGATCGCGGCGCTTCCCGATTGGGAGAGCGTCGCGCCCGGCGATGCGATCGTCGGTCTGCCCGCGGTCGGGCTGCACACGAACGGCTACTCGCTCGCGCGGAAGGTCATTCCGCGCGAACGCTGGGACGCGCTCCTCGCCGAGCATCCTTCATATTACGAAGCGGTGCGCGCGATTCAAGCGGTTGCACGCGTGAAGACGATGGCGCACGTGACCGGCGGCGGCCTGCTCGAGAACGTCCCGCGTACGCTGCCCGAGAACGTCAAGGCCGTCTTCGAAGAGCAGCGCTGGAGCGTGCCGCCGATCATGCGCGAGTTGGTGCGCCTCGGCGAGTTGGGCGTCGAGGAGCGGTATCGCACGCTGAACATGGGCCTCGGCTACACGCTCGTCGTGCCGCTCGGCGAAGCGCCGGCCGCGATCGCCGCGGCGCCGGGCGCGCGCGTCGTCGGCTGGATCGAGGCGCGCGCGCCGAACGAGCCGCGCGCGATCGTCCATCCTTCGCGCGAAGCGCAGTGA
- a CDS encoding GNAT family N-acetyltransferase, which translates to MTAALQNLVVELDRDFEIAWQPGIAVSRPGAADETTLAWIDDVFGGAWSSEAAAGTTIVARRAGRPAGFATFDVRGLTYAWLQGLAREPGVGIFGPIGVAAEEREHGLGTLLARLALDALRERGFTRAIVPAVGDDRLVRFYAGAAGASVAETFERASLLRSARRTLVMASGSGSNFAAVLDASRERTLPLEVVSLICNEPRARAIERARDAGLPSIRVVAWDRATTDRGAFDARLLDAARAEKPDLVLLLGWMHLLSPDFVRAFPEMLNLHPAFLPLDPSQDEVAMPDGTRIPAFRGARAVRDALAASSPWVGATLHRVTSATDRGPVMARKPLRVRPGEEEEPLMERVHELERGVVRAGVMRWLYER; encoded by the coding sequence GTGACCGCAGCGCTGCAGAATCTCGTCGTCGAGCTCGATCGCGATTTCGAGATAGCCTGGCAGCCCGGCATTGCGGTCTCTCGTCCCGGCGCCGCGGACGAAACGACGCTTGCGTGGATCGACGACGTCTTCGGCGGCGCATGGAGCTCCGAAGCCGCGGCCGGGACGACCATCGTCGCGCGCAGGGCCGGCAGACCGGCCGGCTTCGCGACGTTTGACGTTCGAGGATTGACGTACGCGTGGCTGCAGGGACTCGCGCGCGAGCCCGGCGTCGGCATCTTCGGGCCGATCGGCGTCGCAGCGGAAGAACGCGAGCACGGGCTCGGCACGCTGTTGGCGCGGCTCGCGCTCGACGCGCTGCGCGAACGCGGCTTTACGCGCGCGATCGTCCCCGCCGTCGGCGATGATCGGCTCGTCCGCTTCTACGCCGGCGCGGCGGGCGCGAGCGTCGCTGAGACGTTCGAGCGGGCCTCACTGCTGCGCTCCGCGCGGAGAACGCTCGTGATGGCGTCGGGGAGCGGGAGCAACTTTGCGGCGGTGCTCGACGCGTCGCGCGAACGGACGCTGCCGCTCGAGGTCGTCTCGCTGATCTGCAACGAACCGCGGGCCCGCGCGATCGAGCGCGCACGCGACGCCGGCCTTCCTTCGATTCGCGTCGTCGCATGGGATCGTGCGACGACGGATCGCGGGGCGTTCGACGCGCGGCTGCTCGATGCGGCGCGCGCCGAGAAGCCCGATCTCGTGTTGCTTCTCGGGTGGATGCACTTACTCTCGCCCGACTTCGTTCGCGCCTTTCCGGAGATGCTCAACCTCCACCCGGCCTTCTTGCCGCTCGACCCGTCGCAGGACGAGGTCGCGATGCCGGACGGTACGCGCATTCCCGCCTTTCGCGGCGCGCGCGCGGTTCGCGACGCCCTCGCCGCATCGAGCCCGTGGGTCGGCGCGACGCTCCATCGCGTGACGAGCGCCACCGACCGCGGTCCGGTGATGGCGCGCAAGCCGTTGCGCGTGCGGCCCGGTGAAGAAGAGGAGCCGCTGATGGAGCGGGTCCACGAGCTCGAACGCGGCGTCGTGCGCGCCGGGGTCATGCGCTGGCTCTACGAGCGTTGA
- a CDS encoding DUF2252 domain-containing protein — translation MTEVVNGRAQRSRRDCVAAGKALRDRVPRAAHAHLKRPRRDPIAILRAADEGRLPELVPIRYGRMLASPFAFYRGAAGIMAADLAQTPTVGITVQACGDCHLKNFGGFATPERNVVFDINDFDETLPAPWEWDVKRLAASFVLAARDNGLSEDAAHDVTATCVRAYREGSRDFAKLDPLAVWYEKITAEAFLDLLSGRVRGRVERRIAKATESRGSEVDYPKLAEIVHGQLRIRDSAPLIFHPEGARAPDFERSVAGVLKEYRETLGDDRRVLFDRYRFVDAAIKVVGVGSVGTRCWIALLMSPDNEPLFLQFKQANASVLEPYAGKSLYPHHGQRVVMGQRLMQAASDIFLGWTTGASGDFYVRQLRDAKISPNTESFDAEMLEVYARACGWNLARAHAKSGDPWTVSGYLGKGDAFDEAIAAFAKAYADQAERDHGALKAAVRSGKIEVYTE, via the coding sequence ATGACGGAGGTTGTGAACGGCCGCGCGCAGCGATCGCGGCGGGACTGCGTCGCGGCCGGCAAAGCGCTGCGCGATCGCGTTCCGCGCGCGGCGCATGCCCACCTCAAGCGCCCAAGGCGCGATCCGATCGCCATTCTCCGCGCGGCCGATGAAGGCCGACTTCCCGAACTCGTGCCGATTCGATACGGGCGCATGCTCGCCTCGCCGTTTGCCTTCTACCGCGGCGCTGCCGGAATCATGGCCGCCGATCTCGCGCAGACGCCGACGGTCGGGATCACCGTCCAAGCATGCGGCGATTGTCACCTCAAGAACTTCGGCGGGTTCGCGACACCCGAGCGCAACGTCGTCTTCGACATCAACGACTTCGACGAGACGCTGCCCGCGCCGTGGGAGTGGGACGTCAAGCGCCTTGCGGCATCGTTCGTACTCGCCGCGCGCGACAACGGCCTCTCCGAGGATGCTGCACACGACGTCACCGCTACCTGCGTCCGCGCCTACCGCGAGGGAAGCCGCGATTTCGCAAAGCTCGACCCGCTCGCGGTCTGGTACGAGAAGATCACGGCCGAAGCGTTTCTCGACTTGCTTTCGGGACGCGTTCGAGGCCGCGTCGAGCGGCGCATCGCGAAGGCCACGGAGAGTCGCGGATCCGAGGTAGATTATCCGAAGCTCGCCGAGATCGTGCACGGGCAGTTGCGCATTCGCGACAGCGCGCCGCTGATATTCCACCCCGAGGGCGCACGCGCTCCCGACTTCGAGCGCAGCGTCGCAGGGGTCCTGAAAGAGTACCGTGAGACGCTCGGCGACGATCGCCGCGTTCTCTTCGATCGCTACCGCTTCGTGGACGCCGCGATCAAGGTCGTCGGCGTCGGCAGCGTGGGGACCCGCTGCTGGATCGCTCTGTTGATGTCGCCCGACAACGAGCCGCTCTTCCTGCAGTTCAAACAGGCTAACGCATCCGTGCTCGAACCATACGCAGGGAAGAGTCTCTACCCGCACCACGGCCAGCGCGTCGTCATGGGACAGCGGCTCATGCAGGCGGCGTCGGATATTTTCTTGGGCTGGACGACTGGGGCCTCGGGCGACTTCTACGTTCGACAACTGCGCGACGCGAAGATCAGCCCGAACACCGAATCGTTCGACGCGGAGATGCTTGAAGTCTACGCCAGGGCCTGCGGCTGGAACCTCGCTCGCGCGCATGCGAAATCCGGAGACCCGTGGACCGTGAGCGGATACCTCGGGAAGGGAGACGCCTTCGACGAGGCGATCGCAGCGTTCGCGAAGGCGTATGCCGACCAGGCCGAACGCGACCACGGGGCTCTCAAGGCGGCCGTCAGGTCGGGGAAAATCGAGGTTTACACCGAATAG